Proteins found in one Salvia splendens isolate huo1 chromosome 10, SspV2, whole genome shotgun sequence genomic segment:
- the LOC121750939 gene encoding putative glucose-6-phosphate 1-epimerase, producing MNRQSYSFIHERDASPKLLLSEPSGYTAEILLFGAQVVSWKNERRQELLFISSRAAWNVSKSIRGGVPICFPQFSNLGTLEQHGFARNRLWSVDKSPSPLPSPSTSTSTSTSTSTSTSGSTPSTIDLVLKSTDDDLKTWPHRFELRIRISLSAGKITWIPRVRNTDSRPFTFTFALRNYMPVSDISEVRVEGLETLDYFDHLLQGERCTEQADAITFDCELDRAYLSTPSKIAVIDHERKVTYELRKEAMCDAVVWNPWDKKAKALPDLGDADYKKMVCVDSAVIENPIALKPGEEWKGRQDLIYVSSSYFSGTLDPSKVLGYMGMK from the exons ATGAACCGCCAGTCGTATAGTTTCATCCATGAACGTGATGCATCGCCGAAGCTTCTTCTGTCGGAGCCGAGCGGTTACACTGCGGAG ATTCTCTTGTTTGGTGCGCAAGTGGTTTCCTGGAAGAATGAGAGAAGACAAGAGTTGCTCTTCATCAGCAGTAGG GCTGCGTGGAATGTGTCAAAATCCATAAGGGGTGGCGTACCAATTTGCTTTCCACAG TTTTCGAATCTTGGTACACTGGAGCAACATGGATTTGCAAGGAACAGGTTATGGTCAGTTGACAAGTCTCCTTCACCTTTGCCTTCGCCTTCAACTTCgacctcgacctcgacctcGACTTCGACTTCAACTTCAGGCAGCACCCCATCAACAATAGATCTCGTCTTGAAGTCCACTGATGATGACCTGAAGACTTGGCCACACAG ATTTGAGTTGCGTATACGTATTTCTTTGAGTGCTGGAAAGATCACATGGATCCCTCGCGTGCGGAATACTGATAGCAGGCCATTCACTTTCACATTTGCGCTGCGTAATTACATGCCTGTTTCTGATATCAG TGAAGTGCGTGTCGAGGGCTTGGAGACGCTAGATTACTTTGATCACTTGTTGCAAGGAGAAAGATGTACTGAACAGGCTGATGCAATAACTTTCGACTGTGAG CTCGACCGAGCCTATCTAAGCACACCATCGAAGATAGCTGTGATTGATCACGAGAGGAAAGTGACATATGAACTCCGCAAAGAAGCCATGTGTGATGCAG TTGTGTGGAACCCTTGGGATAAGAAAGCAAAAGCTCTGCCAGATTTAGGTGATGCAGATTACAAAAAAATGGTGTGTGTGGATTCAGCAGTTATCGAAAACCCAATAGCCTTGAAACCCGGTGAAGAGTGGAAGGGTCGACAAGATCTGATATACGTCTCCTCAAGTTACTTCAGTGGGACGTTGGATCCTTCAAAAGTTCTCGGCTACATGGGAATGAAGTAA